One genomic window of Stigmatopora nigra isolate UIUO_SnigA chromosome 13, RoL_Snig_1.1, whole genome shotgun sequence includes the following:
- the LOC144206212 gene encoding DNA (cytosine-5)-methyltransferase 3A-like isoform X2 — MPTNGTVATFKGSSDLTGNRMGDHAATTATTADATASTDDEQGSLPCKPARKRKLLTMESGGGGGGGGPFHKATSALNGDAACLLRGGPPDTPEPERREAKNGIPAELPPSSPLSPGGAGDRKDGVAPDKKRGRRKLERPTKYVEHSEEDDDGGQVMKNESDRGRPRGGVGGDIGLRQRPVPRITFQAGDPYYISKRMREEWLAKWKMEAEKKAKEMSATDVVAEPDEVKEAERSPPAPPPEEESLPGGRPPSPSLPPPPSPPPPSEASPRRQPTHPASPSVATAPEPAAAAARDQTSPEAAHAEAEYRDHGAFVMGDLVWGKLRGFSWWPGRIVSRWATGRGQAAAAEGTRWVTWFGDGKFSLVCLEKLLPLSSFNNAFHQATYNKQPMYKKAIYEALRVAGSRAGKAFASQSAEELNKEMIQWATGGFQPSGLVGLEVPEERDPYKEVCPEVSAQPEAAAYTPPPPTPAPTPAPAPPPAKKPRKSTHEKPRVKDTVDEGTRERLIYEVRQKCRSIEDVCISCGSLDVGREHPLFAGGMCRPCKNCFLECAYQYDDDGYQSYCTVCCGGREVLMCGNNNCCRCFCVECVDLLVGQGASHAAIKEDPWNCFMCGPRGAHGLLERRPDWTGRLQRFFANNHEQDFKPAKVFPPIGVEKRKPIRVLSLFDGIATGLLVLRELGIQVERYVASEVCDNSTGAVGRLRHRDGVMYVGDVRGVTRKHIQEWGPFDLVMGGSPRSDLSVVNPTRKGLYGTGRLFFEFYRLLHEARPKAAEGRPFFWLFENVVAMGVSDKRDISRFLECNPVMIDAKDVSAAQRPRYFWGNLPGMNRSLGEWPPTSTCHDELEPPECLEHGRTAKFDKIRSIGTRSNAIKQDKDQHFPVSTNEKEDVLWCTEMERIFGFPVHYADASNVSRLARQRLLGRSWSVPVIRHLFAPLKDYFACV, encoded by the exons ATGCCGACCAATGGCACGGTGGCTACTTTCAAAGGCTCCTCTGACTTGACGGGAAACAGAATG GGTGACCACGCGGCGACAACGGCGACAACGGCGGACGCCACGGCCTCCACGGACGATGAGCAGGGCAGCCTCCCTTGCAAGCCGGCGCGGAAACGCAAACTTCTCACG ATGGAaagtggcggtggcggcggcggcggcgggccctTCCACAAGGCCACCTCGGCCCTCAACGGTGATGCGGCGTGCCTCCTCCGAGGCGGACCGCCCGACACCCCCGAGCCGGAGAGGAGGGAAGCGAAGAACGGGATCCCCGCAGAGCTTCCTCCTTCCTCTCCTCTGTCCCCGGGGGGTGCCGGCGACAGGAAAGACGGCGTCGCGCCGGATAAAAAACGAGGGCGGCGGAAACTAGAGCGACCCACCAAAT ATGTCGAGCATTCGGAGGAAGATGACGACGGTGGCCAGGTGATGAAGAATGAG AGCGATCGGGGGAGGCCGCGGGGGGGAGTCGGCGGCGACATCGGACTTCGTCAGAGGCCTGTGCCCAGGATCACCTTCCAGGCCGGGGACCCCTATTACATCAGCAAGCGGATGCGGGAGGAGTGGCTGGCCAAGTGGAAGATGGAA gcagagaaaaaagccaaagaGATGTCGGCCACCGACGTCGTCGCGGAGCCGGACGAGGTCAAGGAAGCCGAGAGAtcgccgccggcgccgccgccggagGAGGAGAGTTTACCCGGTGGCCGTCCGCCGTCCCCGTCTCTGCctccgcccccttcaccgccacCGCCCTCGGAAGCGTCTCCGCGGCGGCAGCCCACCCACCCGGCCTCACCCAGCGTGGCCACGGCGCCGGAgcccgcggcggcggcggcccgagACCAGACCTCCCCCGAGGCCGCCCACGCCGAAGCGGAGTACCGG GACCACGGCGCTTTCGTCATGGGCGACCTGGTGTGGGGAAAACTGCGAGGCTTCTCCTGGTGGCCCGGCCGCATCGTGTCCCGCTGGGCCACGGGCCGCGgccaggccgccgccgccgagggcACCCGCTGGGTCACCTGGTTCGGAGACGGGAAATTCTCGCTG GTTTGCCTGGAGAAGCTGTTGCCCTTGAGTTCCTTCAACAACGCCTTTCACCAAGCCACCTACAACAAGCAGCCCATGTACAAAAAAGCCATCTACGAGGCGCTACGG GTGGCCGGCAGCCGGGCGGGCAAAGCCTTTGCCTCCCAATCTGCGGAAGAGCTGAACAAGGAGATGATCCAGTGGGCCACGGGCGGCTTTCAACCCAGCGGGCTCGTTGGCCTGGAGGTTCCAGAAG AGCGCGACCCCTACAAGGAGGTCTGCCCAGAAGTGTCTGCCCAACCGGAAGCTGCCGCCTACACGCCGCCGCCCCCGACGCCGGCCCCGACGCCGGCCCCGGCGCCGCCTCCCGCCAAGAAGCCTCGAAAGAGCACCCACGAAAAGCCCAGAGTGAAGGACACGGTGGACGAAGGAACGCGAG AGCGACTCATCTACGAAGTCAGGCAAAAGTGCCGAAGCATCGAGG ACGTCTGCATCTCCTGCGGAAGTCTGGACGTGGGTCGGGAGCACCCGCTCTTTGCGGGAGGGATGTGCCGGCCCTGCAAG AACTGCTTTCTGGAGTGCGCCTACCAGTACGACGACGACGGCTACCAGTCCTATTGCACCGTCTGCTGCGGCGGGCGCGAGGTGCTCATGTGCGGGAACAACAATTGCTGCCG GTGCTTCTGCGTAGAATGCGTGGACCTCCTGGTGGGCCAGGGCGCCTCCCACGCCGCCATCAAGGAGGACCCGTGGAACTGCTTCATGTGCGGCCCCCGGGGGGCCCACGGCCTGCTGGAACGCCGCCCCGACTGGACTGGCCGCCTGCAGCGTTTCTTCGCCAACAACCACGAGCAGGACTTT AAACCCGCCAAGGTCTTCCCGCCCATCGGCGTGGAGAAGAGGAAGCCCATCCGAGTCCTGTCGCTGTTTGACGGCATCGCCACGG GGCTGCTGGTCTTACGCGAGCTGGGCATCCAGGTGGAACGCTACGTGGCCTCGGAGGTGTGCGACAACTCCACGGGGGCCGTGGGGCGGCTCCGCCATCGGGATGGCGTCATGTACGTGGGCGACGTGCGCGGCGTCACGCGCAAACAC ATCCAAGAGTGGGGTCCTTTCGATCTGGTCATGGGCGGAAGTCCCCGCAGCGACCTCTCCGTGGTCAACCCGACGAGGAAAGGCCTTTACG GCACGGGTCGACTTTTCTTCGAGTTCTACAGACTTCTGCACGAGGCTCGGCCCAAGGCGGCCGAAGGGCGCCCTTTCTTCTGGCTCTTTGAAAACGTGGTGGCCATGGGCGTCAGCGACAAGAGGGACATCTCGCGCTTTTTGGAG TGCAACCCGGTGATGATCGACGCCAAGGACGTGTCGGCCGCTCAGCGCCCCCGCTACTTCTGGGGTAACCTTCCTGGCATGAACAGGTCGCTGGGTGAATG GCCGCCGACGTCCACGTGCCACGACGAGTTGGAGCCGCCGGAGTGCCTAGAACACGGCAGAACGGCCAAG TTTGACAAGATTCGGAGCATCGGCACCCGGTCCAACGCCATCAAACAGGACAAGGACCAACACTTTCCCGTCTCCACGAATGAGAAGGAGGACGTCCTGTGGTGCACCGAGATGGAGAG GATTTTTGGCTTCCCGGTCCACTACGCGGACGCGTCCAACGTGAGCCGACTGGCTCGGCAACGTTTGCTGGGCCGATCGTGGAGCGTTCCCGTCATCCGACACCTCTTTGCGCCGCTCAAAGACTACTTTGCATGCGTTTGA
- the acvr1l gene encoding activin receptor type-1, translated as MAAARRLHHVRLLLLLLPPIFSPWARPASAETPGGAEGRLLCLCDSPKCQEEQCRGTRCFSSVRVGSGGVVFERGCLEGPKKTRLHCSTAPSSHQAIRCCSRHLCNRNTTRSSVMALLPSAPRGEPAGYGPGTLALLALGPLAALTLLATAAALACVRLRRGRPRRLQESDTERGVAAAADGTVGCNSGDDTLAELLDHSCTSGSGSGLPFLVQRTVARQISLMECVGKGRYGEVWRGQWQGENVAVKIFSSRDEKSWFRETEIYNTVLLRHENILGFTASDMTSRNSSTQLWLITHYHDNGSLYDYLQRAAVDTRQGLAMAASAAGGLAHLHAEILGTEGKPAIAHRDLKSKNILVTRELTCCIADLGLAVTHSQADDRLDVGDNPKVGTKRYMAPEVLDESIQTDCFDAFKRVDVWAFGMVLWEIARRTYSNGIVEEYKPPFYDAVPNDPSFDDMRKALCVDQRRPFVPNRWFSDPTLSALVKLMKECWYQNPSARLTALRVKKTLDKIHGSLDKAKDS; from the exons ATGGCCGCCGCGAGGAGGCTCCACCACGTCCgcctgttgctgctgctgctgccgccgaTCTTCTCCCCGTGGGCCCGGCCGGCGTCCGCCGAGACCCCCGGGGGTGCCGAGGGCCGGCTGCTGTGCCTGTGCGACAGTCCCAAGTGCCAGGAGGAGCAGTGCCGCGGCACGCGCTGCTTCTCCTCGGTGCGGGTGGGCTCCGGGGGCGTGGTCTTCGAACGCGGCTGCCTGGAAGGCCCCAAGAAGACCCGGCTGCACTGCTCCACGGCGCCCTCGTCGCACCAGGCCATCCGCTGCTGCTCTCGCCACCTGTGCAACCGCAACACCACCAGGAGCTCCGTCATGGCCCTGCTGCCTTCGG CTCCGCGGGGCGAGCCGGCGGGCTACGGCCCCGGCACCCTGGCTCTGCTGGCGCTGGGCCCGTTGGCCGCGCTGACCTTGCTGGCCACGGCCGCGGCGCTGGCGTGCGTGAGGCTGAGGCGCGGACGTCCGCGCCGCCTGCAGGAGTCGGACACGGAGCGCGGCGTCGCGGCCGCCGCCGACGGGACGGTCGGCTGCAACTCGGGGGACGACACTTTGGCG GAGCTGCTGGACCACTCGTGTACGTCGGGAAGCGGCTCGGGCCTCCCTTTCCTCGTCCAGAGGACCGTGGCCCGGCAGATCAGTCTGATGGAGTGCGTCG GCAAAGGACGCTACGGCGAGGTGTGGCGGGGCCAATGGCAGGGCGAGAACGTGGCGGTGAAGATCTTCTCCTCCCGGGACGAAAAGTCCTGGTTCCGCGAGACGGAGATCTACAACACGGTGCTCCTGAGGCATGAAAACATTCTGG GCTTCACGGCGTCCGACATGACCTCGCGCAACTCCAGCACGCAGCTGTGGCTGATCACGCACTACCACGACAACGGCTCCCTGTACGACTACCTCCAGCGGGCGGCGGTGGACACGCGGCAGGGCCTGGCCATGGCGGCGTCGGCCGCCGGCGGCCTGGCGCACCTGCACGCCGAGATCCTGGGCACCGAGGGCAAGCCGGCCATCGCGCACCGCGACTTGAAGAGCAAGAACATCCTGGTCACCCGAGAGCTGACCTGCTGCATCGCCGACCTGG GTCTGGCCGTCACGCACTCCCAGGCCGACGACCGGTTGGACGTGGGCGACAATCCCAAGGTGGGCACCAAGCGTTACATGGCCCCCGAGGTCTTGGACGAGAGCATCCAGACGGATTGCTTCGACGCCTTCAAGCGAGTGGACGTCTGGGCCTTCGGGATGGTCTTGTGGGAGATCGCCAGGCGGACGTACAGCAACG GCATCGTGGAAGAATACAAGCCGCCCTTCTACGACGCCGTGCCCAACGACCCCAGCTTCGATGACATGAGGAAGGCGCTGTGCGTGGACCAGCGGAGACCCTTTGTTCCCAATCGTTGGTTCTCCGACCCG ACTCTGTCCGCTTTGGTGAAGCTGATGAAGGAGTGCTGGTACCAGAACCCGTCGGCCAGGCTGACGGCGCTGCGCGTCAAGAAGACGCTGGACAAGATTCACGGCTCGCTGGACAAGGCCAAGGACTCGTGA
- the LOC144206212 gene encoding DNA (cytosine-5)-methyltransferase 3A-like isoform X1, translating to MPTNGTVATFKGSSDLTGNRMGDHAATTATTADATASTDDEQGSLPCKPARKRKLLTMESGGGGGGGGPFHKATSALNGDAACLLRGGPPDTPEPERREAKNGIPAELPPSSPLSPGGAGDRKDGVAPDKKRGRRKLERPTKYVEHSEEDDDGGQVMKNESDRGRPRGGVGGDIGLRQRPVPRITFQAGDPYYISKRMREEWLAKWKMEAEKKAKEMSATDVVAEPDEVKEAERSPPAPPPEEESLPGGRPPSPSLPPPPSPPPPSEASPRRQPTHPASPSVATAPEPAAAAARDQTSPEAAHAEAEYRDHGAFVMGDLVWGKLRGFSWWPGRIVSRWATGRGQAAAAEGTRWVTWFGDGKFSLVCLEKLLPLSSFNNAFHQATYNKQPMYKKAIYEALRVAGSRAGKAFASQSAEELNKEMIQWATGGFQPSGLVGLEVPEGERDPYKEVCPEVSAQPEAAAYTPPPPTPAPTPAPAPPPAKKPRKSTHEKPRVKDTVDEGTRERLIYEVRQKCRSIEDVCISCGSLDVGREHPLFAGGMCRPCKNCFLECAYQYDDDGYQSYCTVCCGGREVLMCGNNNCCRCFCVECVDLLVGQGASHAAIKEDPWNCFMCGPRGAHGLLERRPDWTGRLQRFFANNHEQDFKPAKVFPPIGVEKRKPIRVLSLFDGIATGLLVLRELGIQVERYVASEVCDNSTGAVGRLRHRDGVMYVGDVRGVTRKHIQEWGPFDLVMGGSPRSDLSVVNPTRKGLYGTGRLFFEFYRLLHEARPKAAEGRPFFWLFENVVAMGVSDKRDISRFLECNPVMIDAKDVSAAQRPRYFWGNLPGMNRSLGEWPPTSTCHDELEPPECLEHGRTAKFDKIRSIGTRSNAIKQDKDQHFPVSTNEKEDVLWCTEMERIFGFPVHYADASNVSRLARQRLLGRSWSVPVIRHLFAPLKDYFACV from the exons ATGCCGACCAATGGCACGGTGGCTACTTTCAAAGGCTCCTCTGACTTGACGGGAAACAGAATG GGTGACCACGCGGCGACAACGGCGACAACGGCGGACGCCACGGCCTCCACGGACGATGAGCAGGGCAGCCTCCCTTGCAAGCCGGCGCGGAAACGCAAACTTCTCACG ATGGAaagtggcggtggcggcggcggcggcgggccctTCCACAAGGCCACCTCGGCCCTCAACGGTGATGCGGCGTGCCTCCTCCGAGGCGGACCGCCCGACACCCCCGAGCCGGAGAGGAGGGAAGCGAAGAACGGGATCCCCGCAGAGCTTCCTCCTTCCTCTCCTCTGTCCCCGGGGGGTGCCGGCGACAGGAAAGACGGCGTCGCGCCGGATAAAAAACGAGGGCGGCGGAAACTAGAGCGACCCACCAAAT ATGTCGAGCATTCGGAGGAAGATGACGACGGTGGCCAGGTGATGAAGAATGAG AGCGATCGGGGGAGGCCGCGGGGGGGAGTCGGCGGCGACATCGGACTTCGTCAGAGGCCTGTGCCCAGGATCACCTTCCAGGCCGGGGACCCCTATTACATCAGCAAGCGGATGCGGGAGGAGTGGCTGGCCAAGTGGAAGATGGAA gcagagaaaaaagccaaagaGATGTCGGCCACCGACGTCGTCGCGGAGCCGGACGAGGTCAAGGAAGCCGAGAGAtcgccgccggcgccgccgccggagGAGGAGAGTTTACCCGGTGGCCGTCCGCCGTCCCCGTCTCTGCctccgcccccttcaccgccacCGCCCTCGGAAGCGTCTCCGCGGCGGCAGCCCACCCACCCGGCCTCACCCAGCGTGGCCACGGCGCCGGAgcccgcggcggcggcggcccgagACCAGACCTCCCCCGAGGCCGCCCACGCCGAAGCGGAGTACCGG GACCACGGCGCTTTCGTCATGGGCGACCTGGTGTGGGGAAAACTGCGAGGCTTCTCCTGGTGGCCCGGCCGCATCGTGTCCCGCTGGGCCACGGGCCGCGgccaggccgccgccgccgagggcACCCGCTGGGTCACCTGGTTCGGAGACGGGAAATTCTCGCTG GTTTGCCTGGAGAAGCTGTTGCCCTTGAGTTCCTTCAACAACGCCTTTCACCAAGCCACCTACAACAAGCAGCCCATGTACAAAAAAGCCATCTACGAGGCGCTACGG GTGGCCGGCAGCCGGGCGGGCAAAGCCTTTGCCTCCCAATCTGCGGAAGAGCTGAACAAGGAGATGATCCAGTGGGCCACGGGCGGCTTTCAACCCAGCGGGCTCGTTGGCCTGGAGGTTCCAGAAG GAGAGCGCGACCCCTACAAGGAGGTCTGCCCAGAAGTGTCTGCCCAACCGGAAGCTGCCGCCTACACGCCGCCGCCCCCGACGCCGGCCCCGACGCCGGCCCCGGCGCCGCCTCCCGCCAAGAAGCCTCGAAAGAGCACCCACGAAAAGCCCAGAGTGAAGGACACGGTGGACGAAGGAACGCGAG AGCGACTCATCTACGAAGTCAGGCAAAAGTGCCGAAGCATCGAGG ACGTCTGCATCTCCTGCGGAAGTCTGGACGTGGGTCGGGAGCACCCGCTCTTTGCGGGAGGGATGTGCCGGCCCTGCAAG AACTGCTTTCTGGAGTGCGCCTACCAGTACGACGACGACGGCTACCAGTCCTATTGCACCGTCTGCTGCGGCGGGCGCGAGGTGCTCATGTGCGGGAACAACAATTGCTGCCG GTGCTTCTGCGTAGAATGCGTGGACCTCCTGGTGGGCCAGGGCGCCTCCCACGCCGCCATCAAGGAGGACCCGTGGAACTGCTTCATGTGCGGCCCCCGGGGGGCCCACGGCCTGCTGGAACGCCGCCCCGACTGGACTGGCCGCCTGCAGCGTTTCTTCGCCAACAACCACGAGCAGGACTTT AAACCCGCCAAGGTCTTCCCGCCCATCGGCGTGGAGAAGAGGAAGCCCATCCGAGTCCTGTCGCTGTTTGACGGCATCGCCACGG GGCTGCTGGTCTTACGCGAGCTGGGCATCCAGGTGGAACGCTACGTGGCCTCGGAGGTGTGCGACAACTCCACGGGGGCCGTGGGGCGGCTCCGCCATCGGGATGGCGTCATGTACGTGGGCGACGTGCGCGGCGTCACGCGCAAACAC ATCCAAGAGTGGGGTCCTTTCGATCTGGTCATGGGCGGAAGTCCCCGCAGCGACCTCTCCGTGGTCAACCCGACGAGGAAAGGCCTTTACG GCACGGGTCGACTTTTCTTCGAGTTCTACAGACTTCTGCACGAGGCTCGGCCCAAGGCGGCCGAAGGGCGCCCTTTCTTCTGGCTCTTTGAAAACGTGGTGGCCATGGGCGTCAGCGACAAGAGGGACATCTCGCGCTTTTTGGAG TGCAACCCGGTGATGATCGACGCCAAGGACGTGTCGGCCGCTCAGCGCCCCCGCTACTTCTGGGGTAACCTTCCTGGCATGAACAGGTCGCTGGGTGAATG GCCGCCGACGTCCACGTGCCACGACGAGTTGGAGCCGCCGGAGTGCCTAGAACACGGCAGAACGGCCAAG TTTGACAAGATTCGGAGCATCGGCACCCGGTCCAACGCCATCAAACAGGACAAGGACCAACACTTTCCCGTCTCCACGAATGAGAAGGAGGACGTCCTGTGGTGCACCGAGATGGAGAG GATTTTTGGCTTCCCGGTCCACTACGCGGACGCGTCCAACGTGAGCCGACTGGCTCGGCAACGTTTGCTGGGCCGATCGTGGAGCGTTCCCGTCATCCGACACCTCTTTGCGCCGCTCAAAGACTACTTTGCATGCGTTTGA
- the otomp gene encoding otolith matrix protein 1: MELLGTSWAFLFLLLRLLSVGAVAHPKTTVSWCTVSDAEEEKCGDLAANATLRNIRGTLRCVRGLDARDCMLKIQNGSADAASMFADDIYAAGLCHQLDVAAGESINGVDGIHYYVVALARRSSSDLSLLEMHERSSCHPGMRTPVGWTVPVAYLLNTSQISVQGHQCNFPRAVGNFFGYSCVPGVKDPRHDPRGNNPKNLCEACIGDDNDRHICASDPRERHYGEAGALRCVAENLGDVAFVKHTTVFDNLEGRNRESWALDVEADDLKLLCPDGGEADLDDFRRCHLAAVPANGVVVRPGDKCRVWKFLERLQNAFADGSAMFGSSGYGGSDLLFSDSARRLLRVTGDFKSWLGPSYTGALQAFECQGFC; this comes from the exons ATGGAGCTCTTAGGAACAAGTTGGGCTTTCCTCTTTCTGCTGCTGCGTCTGCTTTCCGTCGGCGCCGTGGCGCATCCCAAAACTACAG TGTCCTGGTGCACGGTATCGGACGCGGAGGAAGAAAAGTGCGGCGACCTGGCCGCAAACGCCACGCTCCGGAATATCCGAGGCACCCTGCGCTGCGTTCGAGGCCTGGACGCCAGAGACTGCATGCTGAAAATTCAA AACGGTAGCGCGGACGCCGCCTCCATGTTTGCGGACGACATCTACGCCGCCGGCCTGTGTCACCAGCTGGACGTGGCGGCGGGAGAGTCCATCAACGGAGTCG ACGGCATCCACTACTACGTGGTGGCGTTGGCGCGTCGCTCGTCGTCCGACCTGTCGCTGCTGGAGATGCACGAACGCAGCTCGTGCCACCCGGGCATGCGCACCCCGGTGGGCTGGACGGTGCCCGTGGCCTACCTGCTCAACACCTCGCAGATCAGCGTGCAGGGCCACCAGTGCAACTTCCCTCGCG CGGTGGGCAACTTTTTTGGCTACAGCTGCGTGCCGGGCGTCAAGGACCCCCGTCACGACCCCCGGGGCAACAACCCCAAGAACCTGTGCGAAGCCTGCATCGGCGACGACAACGATCGACACATTTGCGCCAGCGACCCCCGGGAGAGGCATTACGGCGAGGCCGGGGCTCTCAG GTGCGTGGCGGAGAACCTGGGGGACGTGGCGTTCGTCAAACACACCACCGTCTTTGACAATTTGGAAG GACGCAACCGAGAGTCGTGGGCGCTGGACGTGGAGGCGGACGACCTGAAGCTGCTCTGTCCCGACGGCGGCGAGGCCGACCTGGACGACTTCCGCCGGTGTCACTTGGCGGCCGTGCCCGCCAACGGCGTGGTGGTGCGCCCGGGCGACAAGTGTCGCGTCTGGAAGTTCTTGGAGCGTCTGCAG AACGCCTTCGCCGACGGCTCGGCCATGTTCGGCTCTTCCGGCTACGGCGGTTCCGACCTGCTGTTCTCCGACTCCGCCCGCCGCCTGCTGAGGGTGACGGGGGACTTCAAGTCCTGGCTGGGGCCCTCCTACACCGGCGCCCTGCAAGCCTTTGAGTGCCAAG GCTTCTGCTGA